In Papaver somniferum cultivar HN1 chromosome 1, ASM357369v1, whole genome shotgun sequence, a genomic segment contains:
- the LOC113295011 gene encoding ADP-ribosylation factor 1, whose translation MGLSFGKLFSRLFAKKEMRILMVGLDAAGKTTILYKLKLGEIVTTIPTIGFNVETVEYKNISFTVWDVGGQDKIRPLWRHYFQNTQGLIFVVDSNDRDRVVEARDELHRMLNEDELRDAVLLVFANKQDLPNAMNAAEITDKLGLHSLRQRHWYIQSTCATSGEGLYEGLDWLSNNIANKA comes from the exons ATGGGTCTGTCATTTGGAAAGCTCTTCAGTCGTCTCTTCGCCAAGAAAGAGATGAGAATATTAATGGTTGGTCTCGATGCTGCTGGTAAAACCACCATACTTTACAAGCTTAAGCTGGGCGAGATCGTAACAACCATCCCCACCATTG GCTTCAATGTAGAGACAGTGGAGTACAAGAACATCAGCTTCACTGTTTGGGATGTTGGAGGCCAAGATAAG ATCAGACCTCTATGGAGGCACTATTTCCAGAACACACAAGGTCTCATCTTCGTTGTCGACAGCAACGACAGGGACCGTGTAGTTGAGGCAAGGGATGAACTCCACAGGATGCTAAATGAG GATGAGTTGAGAGATGCTGTGCTACTTGTTTTCGCAAACAAACAGGATCTGCCAAATGCAATGAATGCTGCTGAAATTACTGATAAACTTGGTCTACATTCCTTACGTCAGAGACACTG GTACATCCAGAGCACTTGCGCTACATCTGGTGAGGGATTGTACGAAGGGCTGGATTGGCTATCCAACAACATTGCAAACAAG GCATAA
- the LOC113347985 gene encoding uncharacterized protein LOC113347985, which produces MLINNAASSSSISAFPWKQFWSFKHIQPKIQIFIWKVIHNGIAVKRNIHRFVSGINTNCSFCHQDEESIAHLLIDCPWSRIVFEKAGLSVIALPKVTNLFSLFAEWMEGDLNNDFVKRLCIMWNIWKLRNDIIFSNSNISEDLVLKRSSQDFDLCMADGVSDNNVNFSTTCNPSWYPAHYPYVKINVDAAFVPNNAAAGAIAHDHNGRFVGCETKTFEATSSLLAEAVGCRLGMELGKKFGFKKIIIEGDATNITSAILGEVANIPWSIRYVILEIRDSVALFDDVKFLSVPKVQIVWLIYCVNMLCMIL; this is translated from the coding sequence ATGTTGATTAATAATGCGGCTTCTTCTTCAAGCATAAGTGCTTTTCCATGGAAACAATTCTGGTCGTTCAAACATATTCAGCCAAAAATTCAGATTTTTATTTGGAAGGTCATCCACAATGGTATCGCAGTCAAACGCAATATCCACAGATTTGTTTCTGGGATCAACACTAATTGTTCTTTCTGTCATCAAGACGAGGAATCTATTGCTCATCTCCTTATTGACTGTCCGTGGTCGAGAATAGTATTTGAGAAGGCTGGTTTGAGTGTTATTGCTTTACCTAAGGTGACCAACTTGTTTTCTCTTTTTGCTGAATGGATGGAAGGTGACCTCAATAATGACTTTGTGAAAAGATTATGCATCATGTGGAATATTTGGAAACTGAGAAACGACATTATTTTCTCGAACTCTAATATTTCAGAAGACTTGGTTCTTAAAAGATCTTCTCAGGACTTCGATTTGTGTATGGCTGATGGTGTAAGTGATAATAATGTGAATTTTTCAACAACTTGCAATCCTTCTTGGTATCCTGCTCATTATCCCTACGTCAAAATCAATGTGGACGCGGCTTTTGTGCCAAATAATGCTGCAGCGGGTGCTATTGCTCATGACCATAATGGTCGTTTTGTAGGCTGTGAAACTAAAACTTTTGAAGCAACATCATCCTTATTGGCTGAAGCTGTAGGTTGCCGACTTGGAATGGAGTTGGGAAAGAAATTTGGCTTTAAGAAAATCATAATTGAAGGGGATGCGACCAATATTACCTCTGCTATTCTTGGCGAGGTTGCGAATATTCCTTGGAGTATTAGGTATGTTATCCTTGAGATTAGAGATTCTGTTGCTCTTTTTGATGATGTAAAGTTTCTGTCAGTTCCAAAAGTGCAAATAGTATGGCTCATATACTGTGTCAATATGCTATGCATGATTCTGTAA